From the Verrucomicrobiia bacterium genome, one window contains:
- a CDS encoding DUF883 C-terminal domain-containing protein, translating to MRNKTENGHTTANLEKFLHDIKTVVEDGEELLRAGATELKGRAVEGAKSTDRLVRSHPYQTLGIMLGLGLIVGLIATGAFSNGGSEEEE from the coding sequence ATGCGAAACAAAACCGAAAACGGCCACACGACCGCCAATCTCGAAAAATTCCTGCACGACATCAAAACAGTTGTTGAAGATGGCGAGGAGCTATTGCGGGCTGGGGCGACGGAACTTAAAGGGCGCGCTGTCGAGGGCGCGAAGTCAACGGATCGCCTCGTTCGGAGTCATCCCTATCAAACGCTTGGAATCATGCTCGGGCTGGGATTGATCGTCGGACTGATTGCGACGGGTGCGTTCAGCAACGGCGGCAGCGAGGAGGAAGAATAG